A window from Mya arenaria isolate MELC-2E11 chromosome 9, ASM2691426v1 encodes these proteins:
- the LOC128203115 gene encoding uncharacterized protein LOC128203115, whose protein sequence is MDTLYVTGLLIGILQVCRVYGNLRCLECTHLEWERNQQFEGFINIERILSSKYNPGCKQRNPFGGAYDPNTPNQQYPNQQYPNQQYPPNTGTGTNGQNFIPPQGVMDTVCPVASIQINRCGYLFGNAVVYLGGSYKVDMTITVHIRNCMETRPEMENRCYDRDSSIGYRELLTYLRNKLAFLSPDIEVRSFIGHQCICSSDMCYPYVTQAAGTAVASVVCVMLSLLAALFIRL, encoded by the exons ATGGATACCTTATATGTAACCGGACTTCTTATAGGAATTCTACAAGTTTGTAGAG TGTACGGCAACCTGAGATGTCTGGAGTGTACCCACTTGGAATGGGAACGGAACCAGCAGTTCGAGGGCTTCATCAACATTGAACGGATACTCTCGTCTAAGTACAACCCAGGGTGTAAGCAGAGGAACCCCTTCGG TGGCGCATACGACCCAAATACTCCTAACCAACAGTATCCGAATCAGCAGTATCCGAACCAACAGTATCCGCCAAATACTGGTACTGGTACAAATGGACAGAACTTTATTCCACCTCAGGGCGTCATGGACACTGTGTGTCCGGTGGCCAGTATACAAATTAACAGGTGTGGGTACCTGTTCGGGAACGCTGTTGTGTATCTTGGAGGATCATATAAAGTTGACA TGACAATCACGGTCCACATCCGCAACTGCATGGAGACGAGACCGGAAATGGAGAACCGCTGTTACGACCGCGACAGCTCAATTGGTTACCGCGAACTGCTGACCTACTTACGGAATAAGCTAGCCTTCCTTTCCCCTGACATCGAGGTCAGGTCGTTTATTGGTCACCAGTGCATCTGTTCGTCCGATATGTGCTATCCATACGTGACACAGGCTGCTGGGACGGCTGTGGCCTCAGTTGTGTGTGTGATGTTGAGTTTGTTAGCGGCATTGTTTATACGGTTATAG
- the LOC128245512 gene encoding uncharacterized protein LOC128245512 codes for MVLPRIWNLWGYCRMLVLLLVFCYIVSADDQFLCCMAGIKKVRHISICPAPCCHGYEEHSVYTAMMAQISFCRKVEEDTSQELTPAVREKWGARRYPDKLFHF; via the exons ATGGTCTTGCCTAGGATTTGGAATCTGTGGGGATATTGTCGGATGTTGGTTCTGTTGCTGGTTTTCTGCTATATTGTCAGCGCCGACGATCAG ttccTGTGTTGCATGGCGGGAATCAAGAAGGTCCGCCATATTTCCATATGCCCCGCCCCCTGTTGCCATGGGTACGAGGAACACTCGGTTTACACTGCGATGATGGCCCAAATATCATTCTGTAGGAAAGTTGAAGAG GACACCTCTCAAGAGTTGACACCCGCCGTGAGAGAGAAATGGGGAGCACGGCGATACCCCGACAAGCTGTTCCACTTCTAA